The region ATCTGAGAACTTACGTATAGAATGGCGACGCTGCACATTTTGGTAGTTTTGCTTTGCCCGTTCGATCATTTCTGATGGTGAGTATTCAATGAAATCAGTAAGTGGTAAGTGAGCTTCGGACATAACTGTTCCTTATTATTCTAGTCTATTATTCTAGTTCGATTTTTTTTTGAGTCATATTTTATACATTGATTCAGCATTCATGGACCATCAATGGTTTATGCTGAATTTGTTCAAAAAGTCGTTAAACAGCGGTATTGTCTCGCTCTGTTGCGGCTTTTCTTTTGAAATCATTTAAAGTGATTTGTAATGCTTCTATGGCCGTCGCGGTATCTATTTTATTTTCTTCCAGTAACTGAATTAAATCGACCGCAAGTTGAATGGATTTAGATGCATCATTCAATTGTGCTGGTTGCGGGCTTTCTGTCGTCATCTGCGATGTGTCCAATATTTAAAGTTATCAATATCTAAAGTTATCAATATCTAGAGTTATCAATATCTAAAGTATGCAATTTTTACGTATCTGATAATATTTTCATGCTAAGCAATGAATCTCATTGCCTAGGCATACTCGCGCAATATTACTCATTAATTTGATATTAAAGTGAAAAGTTAGCAATGGCTTTTTGAATACCAATAACATCAGTGCCTTTTTTGAGTTCTTTCACTATGGGTTGTTCAGTGCCTGAGATATAAATTTTAAGTTCTGCATCCATATCAAAGGTGCCTGCAGTCTCGACGATAAAGTGGGTCATCGATTTATAAGCAATAGAGTGATAACTGACTTTTTTACCGGTCATACCTTGTTTATCAATCAATATTAGGCGCTTATCGGTAAACACAAACATATCTCTAATCAACTTATAGCCCATATGCACAGACTCATTATCAGCAAGAATTGGCCCTAACTCTTGTTGTAATTCCGATAAATCGACCTCTGACGAGTTCCCTAAAATAGCATCGAATAATCCCATAACTTTCTCCCTGTTATCTAACGTTTAAAACTGAATAGTCAGCATATTAATTTTATTTATATCACAAAATACTGCGCTATCTAGGTCAGTTTAACAAGCTTATTTCATGCTAACATCTACGCTTATAAAAATGAGTCACCAAGCAAGCTTGGTGATCTAGGAGAACATATGAATGCTGTAATAATTGGTGCTACTGGGCTTATTGGTGCAAATGTCTTAGCAGGGTTACTTGCTGATGACCGCTACAACAAGGTGCTGGTTTTAGGCCGCCGCATTCCAACACTTCCGTCAGAGACTCATGGTATCGACAAACTCAGCTTTATAAATTGTCAGCTGGAAGATATCCCAAGTTTATCGATACCGATCGACATCGATCATGCATTCTGCTGTTTAGGCACCACCATTAAACAGGCCGGTAGCCAAGAGAATTTTACCAAAGTAGATGTGACTGCGGTGATTGATTTTGCGAAGTTAATTCAACAGCATCAAGCTAAGGTGAATAGTAATAGTTCAAAAAAATGGTCTTTTTCAGTGGTAACTGCATTAGACGCCAATGCCGATTCAAGCATTTTTTATAATCGTGCTAAAGGCCAGGTTCAACAAGCCTTAATCGCACTTAACTTGCCTAGATTAGTGATATTTCAGCCGAGTTTATTGCTAGGTCAACGCCAAAGTCAGCGAGCACTTGAAGATATAGGCCAATCATTATTCAAGCTGTGCTCAGGCCTATTTGTCGGACCACTTTTGAAATATAAACCCATCACTGGTGAACACGTTGCGAAAGTGATGTTGCAAACAGCTGAGCCAATTGATAAAAATTACGACATGCCGTCAATGCAAATTATAGATAACAAAGCCATGCATTTGAGCGTTAAGTAAAATCTAATTTCCATAAAAAAGGCGCTTTATTATAAGCGCCTTGATTAATTAGCTCTATCGATAAGAAGCTAAACCGTTATCAAATTAACCGATTAGTCTCTGGCTAAATGACGGTATAAGCCTTGGTATTCTGCACAAGCTTCCATGAGATCAACATGGTTGCCACTAGCTTCAATAACCCCATCATTCATCATATGGATTTGATCCATCTCAGCCATAGCCGTCAATCTGTGGCTAATCATTAATAAGGTTTTGTTCTCAGCAAAGCTAAACAGTAATCTTAGTATTTCACGTTCAGTGCGCTTATCCAGTCCTTCTGTGGGTTCATCCAATAGCAAAATGGGTGCATCACGTAATAAAGCACGAGCAACCCCGATACGGCGCTGTTCACCGCCCGACAATTGACGTCCACCGTCACCAATCCAGCTATCTAGACCAATCTCTTCACCACGGTCAGTAACGGTTTTTGAGGTCAGTAAAGTCTCTAAACCCACTTGCTTTAACACAGTAATAAAGCGTTCATCATTAGCCTTTATTTTCTGACCTTCAATATGAGGTAAAGCGATCGCTAAGTTATCTCGCACAGTTCCGGCAAATAAATGGATCCGCTGGCTAACGACTGTCATCGCACTACGAAGGGAAGTTTCATCATAGTCGGCAATATCATGGCCAGATAAGCTTATACTGCCTTGTTGTGGTAACCACTCACGCGTCACTAGCCCCAGTAAGCTTGACTTACCACAACCCGTTGGCCCAAGTAGCGCGACTTTTTGACCTTGTTTAACCTGTAAATTTAAGCCTTTCAATACCGATGTATCAGCATGGTAGCCAAAGTGGATATCGCTCAAGTTAATCTCGATCTCATCAGTATCAACCGCCTGATGTTGACGTTCACCATAGGTAATATCGGTTTGTTGATCTGTCACTTCAGAAATCCGTTTTGCCGCCAACACACAACTGGATAAATGCTGAAATGCCCCCGAAATTGGCATCATCATTTCAATGGTCGCCATGGTCGCAAATACCATCATCGCCATAAACGGCCCTGGTGGTATTTGATCGCCGACCCCTTGCCCAGCCAGGTACAACATCATCACCACAGCAAAACCATTCACCACGATCAATAGCCCTTGGCTAAACCCAGTAATATTAGCCATGGCTGTTTGGCTATTAAACAGCGCATTTTCAGCATCTCGTAGCTTCTGTCTATAACGCGCATTGGCTGAGAATATCGTCAGTTCTGCTTGCCCCTGAATAACATCAAGGATTAGCACCCTAAACTGGCGTCTGCTGTCCACAACGGCTTCGCCAGGCTTTCGACCCAAACGATAAAACATCAATGGCAATATAATCCATGCGCTCAGCAATAAACCGCAAAGGCTTAACGCTAAGGCTGCATCAAACCAAGATAAAAAGGCGTACAGTGCTAAAACCGTGAGTAATGATGCTGTCATCGGTACCAGTAAGCGCAAGTACAAATGATCTAAGGTATCGATATCAGCCACTAAGCGATTGAGCATATCCCCTTGGCGTAAGCCTTTAAGGTTGTTAGCACTTAGCGGAAAGAGTTTTTTCCAAGACCAGACCCGTAAATCAGTCAGTAACTTAAATGTGGCTTCGTGCGTGGCTAAACGCTCGCCATAACGGCTTGCTGTACGGGCAATAGATAAGAATCTTACGCCACCAGCAGGCGTGAAAAAATTAAAGGCGAGTGCAGTCGCCGCAGTAAGGCCAGCAACGGCTGTGGCCGATAAAAACCAACCAGACAGCGACAGCAAACCAATACCCGCAATGATAGTGGTACAGGTAAGAAATAACCCTATCGCCATCATGAACCACTGGCGCTTAAACAGTTTAAGGAACGGATATAATAACTTCATTATTTATCCTCCTTTACTGAACTGTCGTTGGTTTTGTGCTCAAGAGCGGCCTTGTTATCAAGGGAATGATTTGCATCACTTTCATCTTCGAGAAATAAAGACAAGCCATCATCTTGTTGCTGCATCGACTTGAATAATCCTTGCTGTTGGCTAAGCGAAGCATAATCGCCTTGCTGCACAATCTGGCCATCTTCGATAACGAGAATGGTGTCCATGTGCTGCAATTGATCTAATCGATGGGTAATCATTAAACTGGTTTGCTGTTGCTTCGCTTCATTTAGCGCAGCTGATACAAGTTGCTCACTTTTGCTATCAAGACTTGCGGTCGGTTCATCGAGTAGGAATAAACTGGCTGGTTGAGATATTGCCCGAGCCAGTGCAATACGCTGTGCTTGCCCTACTGAAATGCTTGCTGATTGATCGCTGATAATGGCATCAAGTCCTTGAGGATGTGCCTCAACAAA is a window of Shewanella donghaensis DNA encoding:
- a CDS encoding Rossmann-fold NAD(P)-binding domain-containing protein, with the translated sequence MNAVIIGATGLIGANVLAGLLADDRYNKVLVLGRRIPTLPSETHGIDKLSFINCQLEDIPSLSIPIDIDHAFCCLGTTIKQAGSQENFTKVDVTAVIDFAKLIQQHQAKVNSNSSKKWSFSVVTALDANADSSIFYNRAKGQVQQALIALNLPRLVIFQPSLLLGQRQSQRALEDIGQSLFKLCSGLFVGPLLKYKPITGEHVAKVMLQTAEPIDKNYDMPSMQIIDNKAMHLSVK
- a CDS encoding PH domain-containing protein, producing MGLFDAILGNSSEVDLSELQQELGPILADNESVHMGYKLIRDMFVFTDKRLILIDKQGMTGKKVSYHSIAYKSMTHFIVETAGTFDMDAELKIYISGTEQPIVKELKKGTDVIGIQKAIANFSL
- a CDS encoding YbaM family protein, with the translated sequence MTTESPQPAQLNDASKSIQLAVDLIQLLEENKIDTATAIEALQITLNDFKRKAATERDNTAV
- the cydC gene encoding heme ABC transporter ATP-binding protein/permease CydC encodes the protein MKLLYPFLKLFKRQWFMMAIGLFLTCTTIIAGIGLLSLSGWFLSATAVAGLTAATALAFNFFTPAGGVRFLSIARTASRYGERLATHEATFKLLTDLRVWSWKKLFPLSANNLKGLRQGDMLNRLVADIDTLDHLYLRLLVPMTASLLTVLALYAFLSWFDAALALSLCGLLLSAWIILPLMFYRLGRKPGEAVVDSRRQFRVLILDVIQGQAELTIFSANARYRQKLRDAENALFNSQTAMANITGFSQGLLIVVNGFAVVMMLYLAGQGVGDQIPPGPFMAMMVFATMATIEMMMPISGAFQHLSSCVLAAKRISEVTDQQTDITYGERQHQAVDTDEIEINLSDIHFGYHADTSVLKGLNLQVKQGQKVALLGPTGCGKSSLLGLVTREWLPQQGSISLSGHDIADYDETSLRSAMTVVSQRIHLFAGTVRDNLAIALPHIEGQKIKANDERFITVLKQVGLETLLTSKTVTDRGEEIGLDSWIGDGGRQLSGGEQRRIGVARALLRDAPILLLDEPTEGLDKRTEREILRLLFSFAENKTLLMISHRLTAMAEMDQIHMMNDGVIEASGNHVDLMEACAEYQGLYRHLARD